Proteins co-encoded in one Sulfurimonas sp. HSL1-2 genomic window:
- a CDS encoding arsenate reductase family protein, with protein sequence MITVYGIKNCDSVKKALAFFKKHDIAYAFVDFKTDPVGEAEVDRWLSQGAEMQQLFNTRGTTYRTLKLKELNLDDGGKRAWLAKENLLIKRPVVETGNHVIIGFNEPLYEGEFLS encoded by the coding sequence ATGATAACTGTCTACGGCATCAAAAACTGCGACAGTGTGAAAAAAGCCCTCGCTTTTTTCAAAAAGCACGACATCGCCTACGCTTTCGTGGACTTCAAAACGGATCCCGTCGGCGAAGCGGAAGTCGACCGCTGGCTGTCACAGGGTGCCGAAATGCAGCAGCTTTTCAATACGCGGGGAACGACCTACCGTACCCTGAAACTCAAAGAACTCAACCTCGATGACGGCGGCAAACGGGCCTGGCTTGCCAAGGAAAACCTGTTAATAAAACGCCCTGTTGTGGAAACCGGAAATCATGTTATAATCGGTTTCAATGAACCCCTCTATGAAGGAGAATTTCTCTCATGA
- a CDS encoding transcriptional repressor, whose protein sequence is MSHSNDFNAKTIEYEQLLEDFKKLLKKNGLKFTIQREVILETLYNSDEHLTPEALHKKIQENYPDLKTGIATIYRTLGLLESEEIVTSLSFGAQGKKYELGAKEHHDHMICTECGSITEFVDEEIEKRQHAIADKLGFQMKDHSMQIYGVCAECQKKSHT, encoded by the coding sequence ATGAGCCATTCGAATGACTTCAACGCCAAAACCATCGAATACGAACAGCTCCTCGAGGATTTCAAAAAACTGCTGAAAAAGAACGGCCTGAAGTTCACGATCCAGCGCGAGGTGATCCTGGAGACGCTCTACAACTCCGACGAGCACCTGACCCCCGAAGCCCTCCACAAGAAGATCCAGGAGAACTACCCGGACCTCAAAACGGGGATCGCGACGATCTACCGTACCCTGGGCCTGCTGGAGAGTGAAGAGATCGTCACCTCGCTCTCCTTCGGTGCCCAGGGCAAGAAGTACGAACTCGGAGCCAAAGAGCACCACGACCATATGATCTGCACCGAATGCGGCTCCATCACCGAGTTCGTCGACGAGGAGATCGAAAAACGCCAGCACGCCATCGCCGACAAACTCGGCTTCCAGATGAAAGACCACTCGATGCAGATCTACGGGGTCTGCGCCGAATGCCAGAAAAAATCACACACCTAA
- the lysS gene encoding lysine--tRNA ligase, with amino-acid sequence MSFFDNKYIQQRIEKADALKAEGINPYANDSARNTTIDKFLNVNSDLAHTETKRDENRRYCVAGRIKFFRVMGKASFLKIEDESAMLQVYVTRDNLPEGFYNNVFKKQIEVGDIIEVEGFPFVTNQGELSLHVDGFKLLTKAIAPLPEKFHGLTDKEMRYRQRYLDLIMNSEVRKTFKIRSQIISLTRRFFEDKGFLEVETPMMHPIAGGANAKPFVTHHNALGVDRYLRIAPELYLKRLIVGGFEAVFEINRNFRNEGMDATHNPEFTSIEFYWAFKTYKDLIALTKEYFEYLFDHLKLPTQLPYGEMEVDFSKFTEIPLIESLSAIGGVPEFIVHDKEKMLVYLRENGFDVSDSLNVGQLQGEMFDAFVEEKLINPTFITMYPVEISPLARRNDANPALTDRFELFIAGREIANAFSELNDPIDQLGRFEGQLEAKAGGDEEAHEMDEDFVRALSYGMAPTAGQGIGIDRLVMLLTNEHSIRDVLLFPAMKPLKNELNPADGDEEE; translated from the coding sequence TTGTCTTTTTTTGACAACAAATACATCCAGCAACGTATCGAAAAAGCCGATGCGCTCAAGGCCGAGGGGATCAACCCCTACGCCAACGACTCGGCACGCAATACGACCATCGACAAGTTCCTGAACGTCAACTCCGACCTGGCGCACACAGAGACGAAACGCGACGAGAACCGCCGCTACTGCGTCGCGGGGCGCATCAAGTTCTTCCGCGTCATGGGGAAGGCCAGCTTCCTCAAGATCGAGGACGAAAGCGCCATGCTGCAGGTCTACGTCACCCGTGACAACCTGCCCGAGGGCTTTTACAACAACGTCTTCAAAAAGCAGATCGAGGTCGGTGACATCATCGAGGTCGAGGGCTTCCCCTTTGTCACCAACCAGGGCGAGCTCTCCCTGCACGTCGACGGCTTCAAGCTCCTGACCAAGGCGATCGCGCCGCTGCCGGAGAAGTTCCACGGCCTCACCGACAAAGAGATGCGCTACCGCCAGCGCTACCTCGACCTGATCATGAACAGCGAAGTGCGCAAGACCTTCAAGATCCGCAGCCAGATCATCTCGCTCACGCGCCGTTTCTTCGAGGACAAAGGCTTCCTCGAGGTTGAAACGCCGATGATGCACCCCATCGCAGGGGGCGCCAACGCCAAGCCGTTCGTGACGCACCATAACGCCCTTGGCGTCGACCGCTACCTGCGCATCGCCCCGGAGCTCTACCTCAAGCGCCTCATCGTCGGCGGCTTCGAAGCCGTCTTCGAGATCAACCGCAACTTCAGAAACGAGGGAATGGACGCGACCCACAACCCGGAGTTCACCTCCATCGAGTTCTACTGGGCCTTCAAGACCTACAAGGACCTCATTGCGTTGACCAAGGAGTACTTCGAGTACCTCTTCGACCACCTGAAGCTCCCGACGCAGCTGCCCTACGGGGAGATGGAAGTGGACTTCTCCAAATTCACGGAGATCCCGCTCATCGAGTCGCTCAGCGCGATCGGCGGCGTACCGGAATTCATTGTCCACGACAAAGAGAAGATGCTTGTCTACCTGCGCGAAAACGGATTTGACGTCAGCGACAGCCTCAATGTCGGCCAGCTCCAGGGCGAGATGTTCGACGCCTTCGTCGAGGAGAAGCTGATCAACCCGACCTTTATCACGATGTACCCGGTCGAGATCTCTCCGCTGGCGCGCCGCAACGACGCCAACCCGGCGCTCACCGACCGCTTCGAGCTCTTTATCGCGGGGCGCGAAATCGCCAACGCCTTCAGCGAGCTCAACGACCCCATCGACCAGCTCGGCCGTTTCGAGGGACAGCTTGAAGCCAAAGCCGGCGGCGACGAAGAAGCGCACGAGATGGACGAGGACTTTGTCCGCGCGCTCAGCTACGGGATGGCCCCGACGGCCGGCCAGGGGATCGGCATCGACCGTCTCGTCATGCTGCTGACCAACGAGCACTCCATCCGCGACGTGCTCCTGTTCCCGGCGATGAAGCCGCTGAAAAACGAGCTCAACCCCGCCGACGGAGACGAGGAAGAGTAA
- a CDS encoding 3-deoxy-7-phosphoheptulonate synthase class II, translating to MSNWSPSSWRSFPIKQQPTYPDQDHLKRVEAELRRYPPLVFAGEARNLKAQLAQVSDGKAFLLQGGDCAESFSEFHADNIRDTFKVMLQMAVVMSFASGLPVVKVGRMGGQFAKPRSSDMETVGDVTLPSYRGDIINSIEFTEEARIPDPERMIHAYHQAAPTLNLLRAFASGGMADLHQVHKWNLDFVKQTEMSEKYEAFAAQIEQSLRFMEACGVTSQTYRTLRETDYFTSHEALLLNYEEAFTRQDSLTGDWYDVSSHMLWIGDRTRQVDGAHVEFLRGVKNPLAFKAGPSMTTEDLLKLCDTLNPENEAGRINVIVRMGAGKVGDHLPELIRAVEREGKKVLWSCDPMHGNIIKSGNGYKTRRVDDILTEMKEFFQVHRSEGTYGGGVHLEMTGKNVTECLGGAFHITEEDLNSRYHTHCDPRLNADQSLELAFLIADTLKAARS from the coding sequence ATGAGTAACTGGTCACCATCGAGCTGGAGAAGTTTTCCGATCAAGCAGCAACCGACCTACCCCGATCAGGACCACCTGAAACGGGTCGAAGCAGAGCTGCGGCGTTATCCGCCGCTGGTGTTTGCGGGCGAAGCACGGAATCTGAAAGCGCAGCTGGCCCAGGTTTCTGATGGGAAGGCGTTCCTGCTCCAGGGCGGCGACTGCGCCGAGAGTTTCTCCGAGTTCCATGCCGACAATATCCGCGACACCTTCAAGGTGATGCTGCAGATGGCCGTCGTCATGAGTTTCGCCAGCGGCCTGCCGGTCGTCAAAGTGGGGCGCATGGGCGGCCAGTTCGCCAAACCGCGCTCCTCTGACATGGAGACCGTCGGCGACGTTACGCTGCCGAGCTACCGTGGGGATATCATCAACAGCATCGAGTTCACCGAGGAAGCGCGTATCCCGGACCCGGAGCGCATGATCCACGCCTACCACCAGGCGGCACCGACGCTCAACCTGCTGCGCGCTTTCGCGTCGGGCGGTATGGCGGACCTGCACCAGGTGCACAAGTGGAACCTCGATTTCGTCAAGCAGACGGAGATGTCGGAGAAGTACGAAGCGTTCGCGGCGCAGATCGAGCAGTCCCTGCGTTTCATGGAAGCCTGCGGCGTGACGTCGCAGACCTACCGCACCCTGCGCGAAACGGACTACTTCACCTCCCACGAAGCGCTGCTGCTTAACTACGAAGAGGCCTTCACCCGCCAGGACTCCCTGACAGGCGACTGGTACGACGTCTCCTCTCACATGCTCTGGATCGGCGACCGTACCCGCCAGGTCGACGGCGCGCACGTCGAGTTCCTGCGCGGCGTCAAAAACCCTCTGGCGTTCAAGGCCGGTCCGTCCATGACGACCGAAGACCTGCTGAAGCTCTGTGATACCCTGAACCCGGAGAACGAAGCCGGACGCATCAACGTGATCGTACGCATGGGTGCCGGCAAGGTCGGCGACCACCTGCCGGAGCTGATCCGGGCCGTCGAGCGCGAAGGCAAAAAGGTGCTCTGGAGCTGTGACCCGATGCACGGCAACATCATCAAGTCCGGAAACGGCTACAAGACCCGCCGCGTCGACGATATCCTTACCGAGATGAAAGAGTTCTTCCAGGTTCACAGATCCGAAGGGACCTACGGCGGCGGCGTCCACCTGGAGATGACGGGCAAGAACGTCACCGAGTGTCTCGGCGGTGCCTTCCATATTACGGAAGAGGACCTCAACAGCCGTTACCACACCCACTGCGATCCGCGCCTCAATGCGGACCAGTCCCTCGAACTGGCGTTCCTCATCGCCGATACCCTCAAAGCAGCCCGTAGCTAA
- the gatC gene encoding Asp-tRNA(Asn)/Glu-tRNA(Gln) amidotransferase subunit GatC: protein MQIDDALLSRLEKLSMLKIDDAHREEVIGQLSEIVAFVDNLSALDTTDVPDTFAMTTNATQLREDVPNCNTAVNDDILEHAPHSDEHFFIVPKIIE, encoded by the coding sequence ATGCAAATCGATGACGCCCTGCTAAGCCGTCTGGAAAAACTCTCAATGCTCAAAATTGACGACGCCCACCGCGAAGAGGTGATCGGCCAGCTCAGCGAGATCGTCGCCTTTGTCGACAATCTTAGCGCGCTGGATACAACCGATGTCCCCGACACCTTTGCGATGACTACAAATGCGACACAGCTGCGCGAAGATGTTCCCAACTGCAACACCGCCGTCAACGACGACATCCTTGAACATGCTCCCCACAGCGACGAGCATTTCTTTATCGTCCCGAAGATTATCGAATGA
- a CDS encoding DUF1882 domain-containing protein: MDREARFFERIVRSYYWQKMPEVAEQVPFGNRTFFSKYKRVDAPLSDTLINAHRARQLTLAHPLVDDDGNVPFIVIDYNGDAPKHFYHHAGKILSALGYEDLVTFHSASPNHLHLYVPCGAALQHAVEMGKIISQKLEEKMNRQWRVYPTDALPDAYNIINLPYALFTAGGNKGAQYA, translated from the coding sequence ATGGACAGAGAGGCCCGTTTTTTCGAACGGATCGTCCGGTCGTACTACTGGCAGAAGATGCCGGAAGTCGCCGAGCAGGTCCCGTTCGGGAACCGCACCTTCTTTTCGAAATACAAGCGCGTCGATGCGCCGCTGAGCGATACCCTGATCAACGCGCACCGCGCCCGGCAGCTCACCCTGGCCCACCCCCTTGTCGACGATGACGGTAACGTCCCTTTTATCGTGATCGACTACAACGGCGATGCGCCCAAACACTTCTACCACCATGCGGGCAAGATCCTCTCGGCACTGGGGTATGAAGACCTTGTCACCTTCCACTCGGCAAGCCCGAACCACCTGCATCTCTACGTTCCCTGCGGCGCCGCTTTACAACACGCCGTCGAAATGGGTAAAATCATTTCCCAAAAGCTGGAAGAGAAAATGAACCGGCAGTGGCGGGTCTACCCAACCGACGCGCTGCCCGATGCCTACAACATCATCAATCTTCCCTATGCCCTGTTTACAGCGGGGGGCAACAAAGGAGCCCAGTATGCCTGA
- a CDS encoding CvpA family protein produces MDFNYFDLVISVIILLLGLKGILNGFFKELFGLIGIIGGIFVASRVSGEVGAFLNDNIFHFESPSLISFSGFLLTLALFWLAMVGIGHLFKRLGAASGLGALDRIAGFVFGSGKFFFIAAVIAYALNNVVTIRENIREPLEGSILFPILVETGSYIMHLDTESLQPKETAPKPETNDSAISIERAGEIIETVKSQLKEQTP; encoded by the coding sequence ATGGATTTCAACTACTTCGACCTTGTCATCTCCGTCATCATCCTGCTGCTTGGCCTCAAAGGCATCCTCAACGGCTTTTTCAAAGAGCTTTTCGGGTTGATCGGGATCATCGGCGGTATCTTCGTTGCCTCACGGGTCAGCGGCGAGGTCGGAGCCTTCCTCAACGACAATATTTTCCATTTCGAGAGCCCCTCCCTCATCTCGTTTTCGGGCTTCCTCCTCACCCTGGCGCTCTTCTGGCTCGCCATGGTAGGAATCGGCCACCTCTTCAAACGCCTCGGCGCCGCCAGCGGCCTGGGCGCGCTTGACCGAATTGCGGGCTTCGTCTTCGGCAGCGGGAAGTTCTTCTTCATCGCCGCCGTCATCGCCTACGCCCTCAACAACGTCGTCACCATCCGCGAAAACATCCGCGAACCGCTTGAGGGAAGCATCCTCTTCCCTATTCTCGTCGAGACCGGCAGCTACATCATGCACCTCGATACCGAATCGCTGCAGCCCAAGGAGACGGCGCCCAAGCCCGAAACGAACGACTCCGCCATCTCGATCGAACGTGCCGGCGAGATCATCGAGACCGTCAAATCACAGCTGAAGGAGCAGACGCCATGA
- a CDS encoding shikimate dehydrogenase, whose amino-acid sequence MTPSLFAIFGDPVHHSRSPLMHNHVFKRLGFPGCYTRVHLTDGTKLRKTFFDLGLQGANITVPHKEAAYSACDEIRGFAKEVGVVNTIVNENGRLIGYNTDADGFLFAIRNFDNVNDVLILGAGGTARALATRLKQEGKTVHVLNRSAGRLAPFADDGFATMTWDDFTPKGYDLVVNTTSAGLEDDSLPAPEALLLPLLRQSRYGADAIYGKVTPFLALCAENGLQAIDGAEMLLGQGVLANRLFTEERYSAESIEEVMRESFAF is encoded by the coding sequence TTGACCCCCTCCCTCTTCGCCATCTTCGGCGATCCCGTCCACCACTCCCGCTCGCCGCTGATGCACAACCACGTCTTCAAACGCCTGGGCTTTCCCGGCTGCTATACGCGGGTGCATCTTACCGACGGCACCAAACTGCGTAAAACCTTCTTCGACCTGGGGCTGCAGGGTGCGAACATCACCGTGCCGCACAAAGAGGCCGCCTACAGCGCCTGCGACGAGATCCGCGGTTTCGCCAAAGAGGTCGGCGTCGTCAATACGATCGTCAATGAAAACGGCAGACTCATCGGCTACAACACCGATGCCGACGGTTTCCTCTTTGCCATCCGCAACTTTGACAATGTCAACGACGTCCTGATCCTCGGCGCAGGCGGCACGGCACGGGCCCTGGCAACGAGGCTGAAGCAGGAGGGCAAAACCGTCCACGTCCTGAACCGCTCCGCCGGCCGCCTGGCCCCCTTTGCCGACGACGGCTTCGCGACGATGACCTGGGACGATTTCACCCCCAAAGGTTACGACCTCGTCGTCAACACGACCTCGGCCGGGCTCGAAGACGACAGCCTCCCCGCCCCCGAAGCCCTGCTGCTCCCGCTGCTGCGGCAGAGCCGCTACGGGGCCGATGCCATCTACGGCAAAGTGACCCCTTTTCTCGCGCTCTGTGCCGAGAACGGTCTCCAAGCCATCGACGGCGCCGAGATGCTCCTGGGCCAGGGGGTCCTGGCCAACCGTCTCTTCACCGAAGAGCGCTACAGTGCCGAGTCCATCGAAGAGGTGATGCGTGAAAGTTTTGCCTTTTAA
- a CDS encoding chorismate-binding protein translates to MFHHTQFMLDQFAPIALYQKLKNAFADEITFLFESAGSSGGKNSIILIGARERLQYREGEMRYTNGAGETDVSAVSPFDFLKSYYAAIDTAPYKAVCKSLDIGYADGFIGYIGYDMVKVFEPVLKSHMENLEDPMQVPDLDLILPKLVVVYSHQNHKVTLLTTLDAMAERFGTLEAEIKGEYDYTPLIPMHNDEGGSFAFTKERFFEMVADSKEMIKSGDVFQILMTNRYTRKAHVDPFSFYRILRTKNPSPYMFLMEYEDFAIVGSSPEVMVRLQENELLLRPIAGTRKRGDTKERDRELEEELLADPKELSEHLMLIDLGRNDIGRVAKTGTVKVEDMMHIERYSHVMHIVSDVTAELREDKDMFDLFMATFTAGTMTGAPKIRAMELIAQFEGLKRGFYSGAIGYFGFDGNMDSAITIRTSLVKPGEVILQAGAGIVADSQPELEYLEVQNKLGALLSSLEDLKF, encoded by the coding sequence ATGTTCCACCACACCCAGTTTATGCTCGACCAGTTCGCACCGATCGCGCTCTACCAGAAACTCAAAAATGCCTTTGCGGACGAGATCACCTTTCTGTTCGAGAGCGCCGGCAGCAGCGGCGGCAAGAACAGCATTATCCTGATCGGTGCGCGCGAGCGGCTGCAGTACCGCGAAGGCGAGATGCGCTACACGAACGGTGCGGGCGAAACCGACGTCTCGGCGGTCTCCCCGTTCGATTTCCTCAAATCCTACTACGCCGCGATCGACACCGCCCCGTACAAGGCGGTCTGCAAAAGCCTCGACATCGGCTATGCCGACGGCTTTATCGGCTACATCGGCTACGACATGGTCAAGGTATTCGAACCGGTACTGAAAAGCCACATGGAGAACCTCGAAGACCCCATGCAGGTGCCCGACCTCGACCTGATCCTGCCCAAGCTCGTCGTTGTCTACTCCCACCAGAACCACAAGGTCACCCTGCTGACGACCCTGGACGCGATGGCGGAACGCTTCGGCACCCTCGAGGCCGAGATCAAGGGCGAGTACGACTACACCCCGCTCATCCCGATGCATAACGACGAAGGGGGCAGTTTCGCCTTTACGAAAGAGCGCTTCTTCGAGATGGTGGCGGACTCCAAGGAGATGATCAAGAGCGGCGACGTCTTCCAGATCCTGATGACGAACCGCTACACCCGCAAAGCGCATGTCGACCCGTTCAGCTTCTACCGCATTCTCCGCACCAAGAACCCTTCGCCCTACATGTTCCTGATGGAGTACGAGGATTTCGCCATCGTCGGAAGCTCCCCGGAGGTCATGGTGCGCCTGCAGGAGAACGAACTGCTGCTGCGCCCCATCGCGGGGACCCGTAAACGCGGCGACACCAAAGAGCGCGACCGCGAACTCGAAGAGGAGCTGCTCGCCGATCCCAAAGAGCTTTCCGAGCACCTCATGCTCATCGACCTGGGGCGCAACGACATCGGCCGCGTCGCCAAGACCGGCACGGTCAAGGTCGAGGATATGATGCATATCGAGCGCTACTCCCACGTCATGCACATCGTCAGCGACGTCACGGCCGAACTGCGCGAGGACAAAGACATGTTCGACCTCTTCATGGCGACCTTCACCGCGGGGACCATGACCGGGGCGCCGAAGATCCGTGCGATGGAGCTCATCGCGCAGTTCGAAGGGCTCAAACGCGGCTTTTACAGCGGTGCGATCGGCTACTTCGGCTTCGACGGCAACATGGACAGCGCCATCACGATCCGCACCTCCCTCGTCAAACCGGGCGAGGTGATCCTGCAGGCGGGCGCGGGCATTGTCGCCGACTCCCAGCCCGAACTCGAGTACCTCGAAGTCCAGAACAAACTGGGCGCGCTGTTGAGCTCCCTGGAGGACCTGAAGTTTTGA
- a CDS encoding serine hydroxymethyltransferase, which translates to MSFLQEFDNEVYALCEKELERQTDHLEMIASENFTLPAVMEAMGSVFTNKYAEGYPQKRYYGGCEFADAVEQLAIDRACELFGCKFANVQPHAGSQANGAVYAALIQAGDKILGMDLSHGGHLTHGAKPSFSGKNYQSFTYGVELDGRINYERVMDIARIVQPKIIVCGASAYAREIDFKKFREIADEVGAILFADIAHIAGLVAAGEHPSPFPYADVVTTTTHKTLAGPRGGLIMTNDEDIAKKINSAIFPGLQGGPLVHVIAAKAVGFKYNLSDEWKAYAKQVKSNASVLADVIMKRGYKVVSDGTDNHLVLVSFLDRDFSGKDADAALGRAGITVNKNTVPGEFRSPFVTSGIRIGSPALTSRGMKEEQFEIIANRICDVLDDIENEAKQAEIKAELRALAQQFVIYSQPTY; encoded by the coding sequence ATGAGCTTTCTGCAAGAGTTTGACAACGAAGTTTATGCCCTGTGTGAAAAAGAGCTGGAGCGCCAGACCGACCACCTTGAGATGATCGCTTCCGAGAACTTTACCCTGCCCGCCGTCATGGAGGCGATGGGTTCCGTATTCACGAACAAATACGCCGAAGGCTACCCGCAGAAACGTTACTACGGCGGATGTGAATTTGCCGATGCCGTCGAGCAGCTCGCCATCGACCGCGCCTGCGAGCTCTTCGGCTGTAAATTCGCCAACGTCCAGCCGCACGCCGGCTCCCAGGCGAACGGCGCCGTCTACGCCGCGCTGATCCAGGCGGGCGACAAGATCCTCGGGATGGACCTGAGCCACGGCGGCCACCTGACCCACGGTGCGAAGCCCAGCTTCTCGGGCAAGAACTACCAGAGCTTCACCTACGGTGTCGAGCTCGACGGCCGCATCAACTACGAGCGCGTCATGGACATCGCCCGCATCGTCCAGCCGAAGATCATCGTCTGCGGCGCTTCCGCCTATGCCAGAGAGATCGACTTCAAGAAATTCCGCGAGATCGCGGACGAAGTCGGTGCGATCCTCTTTGCGGACATCGCCCACATTGCCGGCCTCGTTGCCGCCGGTGAGCACCCGAGCCCGTTCCCGTACGCAGACGTCGTCACCACGACGACGCACAAGACACTCGCCGGCCCGCGCGGCGGTCTCATCATGACCAACGACGAAGATATCGCGAAGAAGATCAATTCCGCGATCTTCCCGGGTCTGCAGGGCGGACCGCTGGTCCACGTCATCGCCGCCAAGGCCGTCGGCTTCAAATACAACCTCTCCGACGAGTGGAAAGCGTACGCGAAGCAGGTCAAGTCCAACGCGAGCGTCCTCGCCGACGTCATCATGAAACGCGGCTACAAGGTCGTCAGCGACGGTACGGACAACCACCTCGTCCTCGTCTCCTTCCTCGACCGCGACTTCAGCGGTAAAGACGCCGATGCGGCACTGGGCCGCGCGGGCATCACCGTCAACAAGAACACCGTTCCGGGCGAATTCCGCTCGCCCTTTGTCACTTCCGGTATCCGTATCGGTTCCCCGGCGCTCACGTCCCGCGGGATGAAAGAGGAGCAGTTCGAGATCATCGCCAACCGTATCTGCGACGTTCTCGACGACATCGAGAACGAAGCCAAGCAGGCCGAGATCAAAGCAGAACTCAGAGCACTCGCCCAGCAGTTCGTCATCTACTCCCAGCCGACGTATTGA
- a CDS encoding type IV pilus twitching motility protein PilT, producing the protein MSQTLDIRKLLKSVVAYNASDLHLVSRSEPQIRIDGRLVALNLPVLDGKTIEDMSYSLLTEKQKKEFEEHNELDFAILLPEVGRFRANYYKTMGDIACAFRIIPIEIPSLDDLNAKAIFKKLVKREKGLILVTGPTGSGKSTTLAAMLNEINETENRHIISVEDPVEFVHQNKKCLFSHRNVGTDTANFANALKYAMREDPDVILVGEMRDKETIAAALTAAETGHLVFGTLHTNSAPQTINRIIDVFAGDEQPQVRAQLSTSIIAVISQALLPRLGGGRVAAQELMINIPAVANLIREDKVHQLYSQMQLNQQETGMVTQTQELFDLVRKRIVSKQDAIQWSNRPDELIKALDAAAL; encoded by the coding sequence ATGAGTCAGACCCTGGATATCCGTAAACTGTTAAAAAGCGTCGTCGCCTACAATGCGTCGGACCTTCACCTCGTTTCCCGCTCCGAGCCCCAGATCCGTATCGACGGCCGCCTGGTGGCGCTGAACCTTCCCGTCCTTGACGGCAAAACGATCGAGGATATGTCCTATTCCCTGCTGACCGAGAAACAGAAAAAGGAGTTCGAGGAGCATAACGAACTCGACTTCGCGATCCTGCTCCCCGAAGTCGGCCGTTTCCGTGCCAACTACTATAAAACCATGGGCGATATCGCCTGTGCCTTCCGTATCATTCCGATCGAGATCCCGAGCCTCGACGATCTCAACGCCAAAGCCATCTTCAAAAAGCTCGTCAAGCGCGAAAAGGGGCTGATCCTCGTCACCGGACCGACCGGTAGCGGTAAGTCCACTACCCTGGCCGCGATGCTCAACGAGATCAACGAAACGGAAAACCGCCACATCATCAGCGTCGAGGACCCGGTCGAATTCGTCCACCAGAACAAGAAGTGTCTCTTCTCCCACCGGAACGTCGGGACCGACACGGCCAACTTCGCCAATGCGCTCAAATACGCGATGCGTGAAGACCCCGACGTCATCCTGGTCGGGGAGATGCGTGACAAGGAGACCATTGCCGCCGCACTGACCGCGGCCGAAACCGGTCACCTCGTCTTCGGTACCCTGCACACCAACTCCGCGCCGCAGACGATCAACCGTATTATCGACGTTTTCGCGGGGGACGAGCAGCCGCAGGTCCGTGCGCAGCTCTCCACCTCCATCATCGCCGTCATTTCGCAGGCACTGCTGCCGCGCCTGGGCGGCGGACGGGTCGCGGCCCAGGAGCTGATGATCAATATCCCGGCGGTCGCCAACCTGATCCGCGAAGACAAAGTCCACCAGCTCTATTCGCAGATGCAGCTCAACCAGCAGGAGACGGGGATGGTCACCCAGACCCAGGAGCTCTTCGACCTGGTCCGCAAGCGGATCGTCTCCAAGCAGGACGCCATCCAGTGGTCCAACCGCCCCGACGAACTCATCAAGGCGCTCGACGCCGCCGCGCTCTAA
- a CDS encoding SPOR domain-containing protein produces MPDEHHNELNDIILNRNSRDGTRKKMLIGVGTLVIVAIVIVIIMGRMSGSAPVQVAHPEVVAKPIPTPLTPVASVNATTPAPEPEPAVEAPAAPEIAQPVPIAQSDIIVIDETEPEVAPQPKPAPAPVVKPKPAPVPTPAPAVAGHPAPGDVYIQVGSFSRYKPNRAFLDNIKRSGYEYTFHRVVINGQTTNKVLVGPFTNRTDAKARLQDVRRKIESGAFIYTIKP; encoded by the coding sequence ATGCCTGACGAACACCACAACGAACTCAACGATATCATCCTCAACCGAAACTCACGGGACGGTACCCGCAAAAAGATGCTTATCGGAGTCGGTACGTTGGTGATCGTGGCCATCGTCATCGTCATTATCATGGGACGCATGAGCGGCTCCGCACCGGTCCAGGTCGCCCACCCCGAAGTCGTCGCCAAACCGATTCCCACCCCGCTCACGCCGGTGGCATCCGTCAATGCGACGACCCCTGCTCCCGAACCGGAGCCGGCAGTCGAAGCGCCCGCAGCCCCCGAAATCGCCCAGCCGGTCCCGATCGCGCAGAGCGACATCATCGTTATCGATGAGACGGAACCCGAGGTCGCACCGCAACCGAAACCGGCGCCTGCCCCGGTCGTAAAACCGAAACCGGCTCCGGTGCCGACCCCTGCACCGGCAGTCGCGGGCCACCCGGCACCGGGCGACGTCTACATCCAGGTCGGCTCATTCAGCCGCTACAAGCCCAACCGCGCCTTCCTGGACAACATCAAGCGCAGCGGCTACGAGTATACCTTCCACCGCGTCGTCATCAACGGCCAGACGACGAACAAAGTCCTCGTCGGTCCGTTTACAAACCGAACCGACGCCAAAGCGCGCCTGCAGGATGTCCGCCGCAAGATCGAATCCGGCGCCTTCATCTACACCATCAAACCGTAA